A stretch of DNA from Candidatus Hydrogenedentota bacterium:
GTTCCAGCCTGCCTTCAATTCGACCGACGCGGATGACATGTCGCGCTCGGGCAGGCTTTCCGTGCTGGAGGAGACGAGGGCTTCGTTGAGCCATGCCTTGAATTCGTTGTCTGCACCGACGCGCAATTGCGCATGTTGATCGACGGCGGTGTATACGTAGACGCAGGCGTACACGACTTTCGCGCGGATGGACTCGTTGCGTTTGACGAGAAAATAGCTGAAAAGGTCTTGGTAGTCGTCGTAGTTGCGCGAGAAGAGGCGGTCGTCGAAGTAGCGCCATTCGCAGCCTGCCGACACGTCGCCTTCGCGGGGTTGGACGCGTGTTTCGTCGATCCAGTCGAATTCGAAACCGGCGTTATCCGGCGCGTTGTCGAACGTGCCCGCGACGAGCCACGTGTTGATGTATGGCGCGGGCGCATCGGTTGCGCCGAGCATCAGGACGAATGCCATGGAAAGCAGCATGATTGCGAACTCCGAGTCGTCGGAAACCCCCGTGTGTCGCGGCAACGCCGCGTGCGCGAGGATCATGGTGTGTTGTGGGGGGTGTGATCAACTTGTTGGACAGCAGGGACTAGCATGAACAACTATGAGCTGCATGAAGAGCGCAGGCAGGACGCCTGCGACACGTTATGATGGCAGACGGAGTGGATGAGGGGCAGGTGAGCGGGTGAGACGTTGGATTCTTCGTGGGAGTGCCCGCTAGACTCGTACTCACGCTTGCCGGCAGACTGTGCATGTATGGCAGGCAAAAGGCGGGTATTGCGTGGGCACCGATGTGGTGTGCGCAGAATGTGTATCAAACGGGTTTTGGGTAACGGTTGGGGGAGGTCGATCCATGCGCGTGGCATCGTATGTCGTGTTGGGTGTCATCTTGGCTTTGGCAAGCAGTGTGTTTGCGCGGGCCGTTGAGCCTGTGGTGGATGAACTCGCTACTGCGCAGCAGTGGGCGGAAACCAAGTTTGGCGAGTCGGGTGCGGCATTTTTTCCCAATCCGGGGATCGAAGTGCTCGCGAATCATAACGCCGTACAGAAGAATGGGCGTTTCGGAGTTGGGCTGCGTATCGGCGAAACGTCGTTTGAACGCGGTCTCTATTGCCACGCATCAAGCAAGCTCATCGTTCGGCTTCCGGGAGCCGGGAAGCGGTTTCGCGCGACGGTGGGCGTCGACCTGAACAACGACACGTCAAACGGTCAGGGCAGCATCGTGTTTGTGGTGTTGGCGGGCGGCAAGGAGTTATTTCGTTCGGGAGTCATCCATGGAAAAGATGCAGGTGTGCCGGTCGATGTGCCGTTGAACGGGGCGAGCGAGATCGTGCTTGCGATCGAAGACGGCGGCGATGGGATTTCGTCGGACCAGGGCGATTGGGGCAATGCCTGCTTCACGTTGGATGATGGCAAGGAAGTCTGGCTTGACGAGCTTCCGATGCCTGGGGGCTTCGTGCTTCTGGATGCGGGGACGTTGCCATTCAGTTTTGTTTACAACGGTAAGCCGTTTGCCGAGCAGGCCTCTGCCTGGGACAAGAAGGTCGAGAAGAAGAAGCTTGATGGGAATGGCGAGCGTACACGGCACGTCGTGACATGGACGGAACCTGCAAGCAAGCTCGAGGTGCGTGCCGTTGCCGTTTCATATCGAGATTACCCCGTTGTTGAGTGGACACTTCACTTCAAGAATAAGGGCGCGGCGGATACGGCGATCCTTGAGAATATACAGGCGCTGGATGTTCGCATGGAACGCGGGGATCGCGGTGAGTTCACGCTTCACCACGCGCGGGGCAGTTCGTGCAGGCAAGACGATTTTGAACCGCTTACTACGCAGCTTGGCGTGAATGGCACGATGAAGCTCGCGCCGGAAGGCGGGCGTTCCGCCAGTGGCGTTATGCCGTATTTCAACGTTGAAGGAACGTGCATGGACGGTGCGCTGGTGGCGGTGGGCTGGCCGGCGCAGTGGGCGGCCACGTTCGCGCGCGATGCGGAGCGGGGGTTGCACCTGGTAGCGGGGCAGGAGCTCACGCACTTCAAGTTGCTGCCGGGAGAAGAGGTTCGCAGTCCGTTGGTGGCGGTCCAGTTTTGGAAAGGCGATCGGATTCGCTCGCAGAACCTTTGGCGGCAGTGGATGTTTGCGTATGGCATGACGAGGCCGAACGGGCAGCCGCCGCAGCCGCAGTTCCTCGCATCGAGTTCGCGCGCGTATGAGGAGATGATCAAGGCCGACTCGGCGTCGCAGATGATGTTTATCGACCGTTTCTTCGAGGAGGGGATCAAGCTCGATTATTGGTGGATGGATGCGGGCTGGTACGTGCAGCAAAATGGCTGGCCGCAAGTGGGCACGTGGGAGGTGGATCAGAAGCGTTTCCCGGGAGGTTTGCGTCCCATCAGCGATCATGCGCACGCGAAGGGGGTCAAGATCTTAGTGTGGTTCGAACCGGAGCGCGTTGCGCCAGGAACGTGGCTGACGGAGAACCATCCGGAGTGGATTATCGGCGGAGCCAATGGCGGCTTGTTGGATTTTGGCAATCCCGAGGCGTGGAATTGGGTGACGAATCATGTGGACACGCTGATCAAGGAACAAGGAATCGATCTGTACCGCCAGGATTTCAATATTGATCCGCTGAATCTGTGGCGTGGGCGCGATGCGGAAGATCGGCAAGGCATCAGCGAGATCAAGCATTGCATGGGGTTGTTGGCCTATTGGGATGAGCTGATCAAGCGTCATCCCGGTCTGCTGATAGACACGTGCGCGTCGGGTGGACGGCGCATCGATCTTGAGTGTGCGCGCAGGGCTGTGCCGCTGTGGCGAAGCGATTATGCGTTTGAGCCGATTGGCCACCAGGGCATGACGTATGGCCTTTCGTATTGGCTGCCGTATCACGGGACGGGCACGGTGGCGTGCGCGAATGCCGGTTATTACGGCGGCGGCAAGACGCCGGTGGAGTCGTACGCGTTTTGGAGCAACGCAGCGCCGAGCCTTGGTTGTGGGATTGACATGCGCGTGAAGGACATCGATTATCCGGCGTTTCGAAGTCTGTTGGAGCAGTGGCGATCGGTGGCTCCGTATTACTATGGGGACTTCTATCCGCTCACTTCGTATAGCCTGAAAAACGACGCGTGGATGGTCTGGCAATTTCACATGAGCGACTCGCAAGAAGGCATGGTGCAAGTGTTCCGGCGCGGCGAGAGCGTTTTTGTGAGTGGCGATCTCGCGTTGAAGGGACTCGATGCAGGCGCCACCTATGAGATACGCAATACGGCGGGCGGCGAGCCGGTCACGATGGATGGCAAGTCGCTCATGGAGAAGGGGCTTCGCGTCACGGTTGACGAGAAGCCGGGCGTGTGCGTTTACGCGTATCGAAAGAAGTAGAAGCGAGTCTGCAGGAGTTGTGGCCAGCATTGGACGCGCATCTTGCGCGCGCTTACTGCGTCGACGATCACTTGCCACGGTGCGGAGTGTGAATGAATCCTGTGCCACGCTTACAGCGTGGAGTCTTATTGATGCTGTAACCCAGGGTACCGTGGTGTCGCAAGCGACACACGGCACCCTGGGCTGGAGTATTTCGTGCATTCAGCACGAAGAGGCGGACAGAGGTTGAGGGCAGAGCGTGAATCATCCTGTATGGGCGTACGTCAAGAGAGTGGGATCAGGACGCGCATCGTTCCAAGTGATTGTTTAATCGTGACGACCGTGTGGCGCAGGGGAGGGTAGTTTTGGAGTTGCCCTGCAAATCCGGCTTGACAGATAAACCTATTCGCGGTACAAATAGGAGTAGCGGGGCAGGGGGCTTCTTTCCGGATATGCTCAGGGTGAGCGTAAAGAAAGGGGAGAGGTATGTTCCGCTTACGTGAGTCTATTCCCGCCGCTGTGCTTGCGATCTTCTTGGCAGCCGTTGTACTCACCGCCGCCGGATGTCCGGCAAGTCCTCCAGAGAAGACCGACTCGAAAGTCAGCGTTGTCTTTGGAAGTAACGTCGATCCCGCGAAAAAAGCCGCAAGTGACGCGCAGTCTTTGCAGGAGAAGTGCGAAGAAGTCCCTGATGTTTACTCTAGTTTGACTGTAACCGTGACGGATTTGTCCGTGGACTATGCGGGCGTGGATCCGCCGAGCGGGGGCGAGGTCGAAAATATTCCACTTCTGAGTGAACCTGTCGAGGTGGATATATTCCATCTGGATGAAACGGGTTTGTCGAAAGTGCTCAACAGCGTGGAGTTGCCTGCTGGGTACTACACGGCATTGCATGTGTCGTTCGAGAATCCACGATTGCTGGTGCAGTTGGCAGGACAGGACATCTTGTTCGACCTGCAGATTACGGCGCAGGGCAGCCTGACCATCAACACGACCTTCCAGCTCCCCGAGAATGATTGCGTGTTGCTGGTGGATTTCGGCGGCATTCACTTGTCGCTCGATGGACAGGGTGCATTGATTCTGACTCCGAATATCACGGTGGAAATTTTAGAGAGCGGCACATCCATCGAGGCGGAGGGCACGATCAAGAGCGTCAATACCGATAACCAGACGTTGGTGTTGGATATCGGGCTTGTTAATGCAAAGGTCGACTATTCCGCCGCAGGTATTTATTTGCCGACTGACACGTATACACCTTCGGGAACCGAAGCCGACTTGGTGACGGGAGCGGAAGTGACGGTTGCTGGCGTGATTGGGTCGGACGGAGTGATTCAAGCGAATACCATAACGATAAGTTCCTCGTGACTCGTTTCGTGGGGATGGCCCGCGCGTAGGGGTAAAGGGTGCGGAGTGCAGACTCCGCACCTTTCTTTTGTGGACGATGTGGACGCGATGGACTGTACGGACTGCGTTGGTTTTGGTAAGTGGTGGGTCAGCGTGGGGGCGTGTCGAAGGTGAGCTTCGCGGCGATGAACATGAGCGAGGCGTAGTAGGAATCGGCGGGGTATTCTTCGGATATGCGACGGAACACGGGTTCGATCAGGGGACGTATCGTTGCGAGGCGCTCTGGTGAGTTGCGCCATGTCCATGCGATGAAGCACAACGTTTTCGCCGCTTCGGGAGTGGGCATCACATCGATGCGGATCAGTGCATCTTCCATGCGCGATTGCCAACGTGCGTCGCCGTCGGCCACCAAGCCCGTGAGGCCCAGAGAGAGCGGCGCATCCAGCAACCACGCGCCATCGTCGCCCGTGACGTAGGACCGCACCAAGTCTTCGAGTTCTCCTTGGCGCATCTTCCAGTCGGGGCGGGGCATGCCGAGTATGTTCGCGATCTCCAGGGCACTTTTCAGTCCGAGGTATGCGGAGATGGCGAGTTCGGCGGAGGGAGTGTCGCGCAGTTGGGCGGGATTGAAACCGTAGGGCGGCGTCACGAACGGATCGCGAAACCAGTCCGTCAGGAAAGTTGCGGAGACGTCTGTCGCTTCCCAAAGTCTGTCAAGGAACACACGCTTTGGATTTTCGACGAGCGTGAGTTGATGTTGATTGACCGACCACAGAAACCATCCGGTGGCCTCAACGTCGAGGCATAGATGCGGAAGGGCATCCGAACTGTCCGAAAGCAGCGCCATAGGGATTGAGCCGATCGGCGCGCCGGGCTTTGCCTTTTTGCGTACGGACTTCGCATAGAACTGCGAATGGCGATCGGAGAGGTCGTGCTCGCCAGCCCAATTCAAGGCTACTGATGACCACACTCCGTGCCGCACTATGTCCATTGCCAGCGGCGGTTCATTTCTTGGTGCGCGGGCGATGGCATTGGTTTCTTTATCCATGGAGATCGTAATTGTGGAGAGGGCTTGCGCACAGTGCCCGCGCACTTCTTCGCTTGCGGATTGAGGAATAGCCCACTTGGCGGCACGGGCATCCCAAAATGCGGCCGTTTCATCACGCAACGCGTCGAAGCCTTTGGTGCGCGCTGCCCGCGCGATTTCCAGAGCTTCCTTGCGTGTTTTGGCAAGAGCTACGAGGACGGTCCACTGAGACGTACCGGGTGTGTCGGGTTGCAGTTCTGCGAGAACGGAGCAATCGCCGACAGCGGATTGTGCGCCTTGGATCTTTCCGCGCGCGAGTTGTTCGTGGAGCGAGCCCGCATCGTCTGTATCGGCACACGCGAAGCTCGGTCCAGGGCCTAGCGGCGTGTAGGCAAGCCATGTTCCGTCTTTGAAGGAATCCCAGTTTTCGCGAGGAGCTTCTTTGTCGCGGATGCGCTCTGCTTCGATCCAGTCGTATGAACCCGGCGCTTCGGGACGGAAATGGAGGACGGTGTCGCCCGAGTCTGTCACAAACATAGCGAAATCCCGTTGCGCGGTCGCGACGGTATGCAGCCAGGGGAGTTCCGGGATGGCGCGTGTCGTTGGGTCAAAGTCAGCGTGCCAGAATACCTGGGTATCGCCGGGGGCAGACTCCAACGTAAGCCGCATAACAAGGACGTCTGAATCGGGAACTACGAATTGCATAAGGTTTGCATGCACCTCGCCGTATGCGAGCCTCGTCGTGACGATGCCGTGCGCATCGCGATGTGCGGGTTGTTCGACGGTCCACTCATCTTGTCGCGCGATGATTTTGCCGTTTGTGCGAACGGCCCATACGGTGCCATGAGGCCAAGGCGAAGTGTGTGAGGGGTCCGCCCAGATCTGGCCGGGGCCGGTGGGACTTGGCCAGAGCATCGTCGTCTGTTTTCCCTTTTCATCGATGGCAATTGTCAGCGCACCGTTTCCGATGATGGCGGCGCATTCGCTGCGGCCTCCGAGAGCTTCCAGGTTTCCATAGGAATTGACGGAACCGGCCGCCAAGCAGGCGTAGAGCAGCAGGCTTGCGGTTGCCATCATGGTTCGTCTACTCCGCCGGGTTGAAAGAGGAGGCCGGTGAAATCGATTCGCCCTTTGTTTGAGCGCCCCGACAGGGTCATGGTCCCGAGTTTCGAGAGGCCGGTGAATTTTGGCAGAACCGTGTATCTCACGTCGTCAGCATTCAAGCGAGGCAGCAACTCGTATTCGCCGGCGAATTGCGCCAGCGAGGTCAACACCTTCGCCATCATCTTCCAATCCGCTGAGATGACCA
This window harbors:
- a CDS encoding alpha-galactosidase, whose amino-acid sequence is MRVASYVVLGVILALASSVFARAVEPVVDELATAQQWAETKFGESGAAFFPNPGIEVLANHNAVQKNGRFGVGLRIGETSFERGLYCHASSKLIVRLPGAGKRFRATVGVDLNNDTSNGQGSIVFVVLAGGKELFRSGVIHGKDAGVPVDVPLNGASEIVLAIEDGGDGISSDQGDWGNACFTLDDGKEVWLDELPMPGGFVLLDAGTLPFSFVYNGKPFAEQASAWDKKVEKKKLDGNGERTRHVVTWTEPASKLEVRAVAVSYRDYPVVEWTLHFKNKGAADTAILENIQALDVRMERGDRGEFTLHHARGSSCRQDDFEPLTTQLGVNGTMKLAPEGGRSASGVMPYFNVEGTCMDGALVAVGWPAQWAATFARDAERGLHLVAGQELTHFKLLPGEEVRSPLVAVQFWKGDRIRSQNLWRQWMFAYGMTRPNGQPPQPQFLASSSRAYEEMIKADSASQMMFIDRFFEEGIKLDYWWMDAGWYVQQNGWPQVGTWEVDQKRFPGGLRPISDHAHAKGVKILVWFEPERVAPGTWLTENHPEWIIGGANGGLLDFGNPEAWNWVTNHVDTLIKEQGIDLYRQDFNIDPLNLWRGRDAEDRQGISEIKHCMGLLAYWDELIKRHPGLLIDTCASGGRRIDLECARRAVPLWRSDYAFEPIGHQGMTYGLSYWLPYHGTGTVACANAGYYGGGKTPVESYAFWSNAAPSLGCGIDMRVKDIDYPAFRSLLEQWRSVAPYYYGDFYPLTSYSLKNDAWMVWQFHMSDSQEGMVQVFRRGESVFVSGDLALKGLDAGATYEIRNTAGGEPVTMDGKSLMEKGLRVTVDEKPGVCVYAYRKK
- a CDS encoding DUF4382 domain-containing protein; protein product: MFRLRESIPAAVLAIFLAAVVLTAAGCPASPPEKTDSKVSVVFGSNVDPAKKAASDAQSLQEKCEEVPDVYSSLTVTVTDLSVDYAGVDPPSGGEVENIPLLSEPVEVDIFHLDETGLSKVLNSVELPAGYYTALHVSFENPRLLVQLAGQDILFDLQITAQGSLTINTTFQLPENDCVLLVDFGGIHLSLDGQGALILTPNITVEILESGTSIEAEGTIKSVNTDNQTLVLDIGLVNAKVDYSAAGIYLPTDTYTPSGTEADLVTGAEVTVAGVIGSDGVIQANTITISSS